A single region of the Myripristis murdjan chromosome 3, fMyrMur1.1, whole genome shotgun sequence genome encodes:
- the isl2b gene encoding insulin gene enhancer protein isl-2b isoform X1 has protein sequence MVDIIFNSSFLGDMGDHSKKKSGFAMCVGCGSQIHDQYILRVSPDLEWHAACLKCAECSQYLDETCTCFVRDGKTYCKRDYVRLFGIKCAKCNLGFSSSDLVMRARDNVYHIECFRCSVCSRQLLPGDEFSLRDDELLCRADHSLLLERSSAGSPISPGHIHPNRPLHLADPVAVRQAPHRNHVHKQSEKTTRVRTVLNEKQLHTLRTCYNANPRPDALMKEQLVEMTGLSPRVIRVWFQNKRCKDKKRSILMKQLQQQQHSDKTVSIFNLQGLTGTPLVAGSPIRHESTVQGNPVEVQTYQPPWKALSEFALQSDLDQPAFQQLVSFSESGSLGNSSGSDVTSLSSQLPDTPNSMVPSPVET, from the exons ATGGTGGATATTATTTTCAACTCTTCTTTCTTGGGTGATATGGGGGATCATTCCAAAA AGAAGTCCGGATTCGCGATGTGTGTAGGATGTGGAAGTCAGATCCATGACCAGTACATACTGAGAGTCTCCCCCGACCTGGAGTGGCATGCAGCCTGCCTCAAGTGTGCAGAGTGCAGCCAGTACCTGGATGAGACCTGCACTTGCTTCGTCCGGGACGGGAAAACCTATTGCAAAAGAGATTATGTAAG GCTGTTTGGAATTAAATGCGCAAAATGCAACCTGGGATTCAGCAGCAGCGATTTGGTGATGAGAGCCCGGGACAACGTGTACCACATTGAATGTTTCCGGTGCTCGGTGTGCAGCAGGCAGCTGCTGCCGGGGGACGAGTTCTCTCTGCGGGACGACGAGCTCCTGTGCCGGGCGGACCACAGCCTGCTGTTGGAGAGGAGCTCCGCGGGAAGCCCCATCAGCCCGGGACACATCCACCCCAACAGACCGCTGCATCTGGCAG ACCCGGTGGCAGTGCGGCAGGCCCCGCACCGGAACCACGTCCACAAGCAGTCGGAGAAGACGACGCGGGTGCGGACGGTGCTGAATGAGAAGCAGCTCCACACGTTGCGGACCTGCTACAACGCCAACCCGAGGCCGGACGCCCTGATGAAGGAGCAGCTGGTGGAGATGACGGGCCTGAGCCCCAGGGTGATCCGGGTCTGGTTCCAGAACAAGCGctgcaaagacaaaaagagatcCATCCTCATGAAGcaactccagcagcagcagcacagtgataAGACTGTAAGCATATTC AATCTGCAGGGCCTCACAGGGACGCCTCTTGTAGCTGGGAGTCCTATCCGGCATGAGAGCACAGTGCAAGGAAACCCAGTGGAGGTTCAGACCTACCAGCCTCCATGGAAGGCCCTGAGCGAGTTCGCCCTGCAGAGTGACCTGGACCAGCCAGCCTTCCAACaactg GTGTCTTTCTCTGAATCGGGGTCTCTGGGGAACTCCTCGGGTAGCGACGTGACCTCTTTGTCCTCTCAGTTACCGGACACCCCTAACAGTATGGTACCCAGTCCGGTGGAAACGTGA
- the isl2b gene encoding insulin gene enhancer protein isl-2b isoform X2: MVDIIFNSSFLGDMGDHSKKKSGFAMCVGCGSQIHDQYILRVSPDLEWHAACLKCAECSQYLDETCTCFVRDGKTYCKRDYVRLFGIKCAKCNLGFSSSDLVMRARDNVYHIECFRCSVCSRQLLPGDEFSLRDDELLCRADHSLLLERSSAGSPISPGHIHPNRPLHLADPVAVRQAPHRNHVHKQSEKTTRVRTVLNEKQLHTLRTCYNANPRPDALMKEQLVEMTGLSPRVIRVWFQNKRCKDKKRSILMKQLQQQQHSDKTNLQGLTGTPLVAGSPIRHESTVQGNPVEVQTYQPPWKALSEFALQSDLDQPAFQQLVSFSESGSLGNSSGSDVTSLSSQLPDTPNSMVPSPVET, translated from the exons ATGGTGGATATTATTTTCAACTCTTCTTTCTTGGGTGATATGGGGGATCATTCCAAAA AGAAGTCCGGATTCGCGATGTGTGTAGGATGTGGAAGTCAGATCCATGACCAGTACATACTGAGAGTCTCCCCCGACCTGGAGTGGCATGCAGCCTGCCTCAAGTGTGCAGAGTGCAGCCAGTACCTGGATGAGACCTGCACTTGCTTCGTCCGGGACGGGAAAACCTATTGCAAAAGAGATTATGTAAG GCTGTTTGGAATTAAATGCGCAAAATGCAACCTGGGATTCAGCAGCAGCGATTTGGTGATGAGAGCCCGGGACAACGTGTACCACATTGAATGTTTCCGGTGCTCGGTGTGCAGCAGGCAGCTGCTGCCGGGGGACGAGTTCTCTCTGCGGGACGACGAGCTCCTGTGCCGGGCGGACCACAGCCTGCTGTTGGAGAGGAGCTCCGCGGGAAGCCCCATCAGCCCGGGACACATCCACCCCAACAGACCGCTGCATCTGGCAG ACCCGGTGGCAGTGCGGCAGGCCCCGCACCGGAACCACGTCCACAAGCAGTCGGAGAAGACGACGCGGGTGCGGACGGTGCTGAATGAGAAGCAGCTCCACACGTTGCGGACCTGCTACAACGCCAACCCGAGGCCGGACGCCCTGATGAAGGAGCAGCTGGTGGAGATGACGGGCCTGAGCCCCAGGGTGATCCGGGTCTGGTTCCAGAACAAGCGctgcaaagacaaaaagagatcCATCCTCATGAAGcaactccagcagcagcagcacagtgataAGACT AATCTGCAGGGCCTCACAGGGACGCCTCTTGTAGCTGGGAGTCCTATCCGGCATGAGAGCACAGTGCAAGGAAACCCAGTGGAGGTTCAGACCTACCAGCCTCCATGGAAGGCCCTGAGCGAGTTCGCCCTGCAGAGTGACCTGGACCAGCCAGCCTTCCAACaactg GTGTCTTTCTCTGAATCGGGGTCTCTGGGGAACTCCTCGGGTAGCGACGTGACCTCTTTGTCCTCTCAGTTACCGGACACCCCTAACAGTATGGTACCCAGTCCGGTGGAAACGTGA